The proteins below come from a single Chryseobacterium bernardetii genomic window:
- a CDS encoding SRPBCC family protein — protein sequence MNLEGRKIIVNKSSKELTELLKTPENYKDFMPDGLQKFETRDNGFKFGLQGMPEIALKIDEVNDQKAVLKSASSSLDFSLTATLNPISENQTEVQMLFEGKFNPFIKMMVEKPLQNFINTLTDKIEAYK from the coding sequence ATGAATTTAGAAGGACGAAAAATTATTGTCAATAAATCATCTAAGGAGCTAACTGAATTACTGAAAACTCCTGAAAACTACAAAGATTTCATGCCGGATGGTCTTCAGAAATTTGAAACAAGAGATAACGGTTTCAAGTTCGGATTACAGGGAATGCCGGAAATTGCATTGAAAATTGATGAGGTAAATGATCAGAAAGCAGTACTGAAATCTGCAAGTTCAAGCTTGGATTTCTCTTTAACAGCTACTTTAAATCCGATCAGTGAGAACCAGACTGAAGTTCAGATGTTATTTGAAGGAAAATTCAATCCGTTCATCAAAATGATGGTAGAAAAGCCATTACAGAACTTTATCAATACATTGACAGATAAGATCGAAGCCTATAAATAA
- a CDS encoding anhydro-N-acetylmuramic acid kinase translates to MKTLAIGLMSGTSLDGLDICLAEFEKKDKWHFQILKAETLPYSTDWENKLRNSIHFSVTDLLELHSDYGFYLGQKVKEFIEKHQLKNIDLIASHGHTVFHQPQRKFTLQIGDGRAVKIETGIPVLYDFRSQDVLMKGNGAPLVPIGDELLFSQHDACLNLGGFSNISMISGGKRIAFDIAPVNIVLNYLAQQLNESFDRNGDLARKGEINKILLKQLNSLDFYQQMHPKSLGVEWCHQHIFPNLEDIAPMEALATFTEHIAQQISKVINENSIKDILITGGGAYNTFLIEKITSKTKSEIIIPEKEIIEYKEALIFAFMGVLRINNEINVLSSATGSTIDHCSGLIA, encoded by the coding sequence ATGAAAACGCTTGCCATTGGGCTCATGTCCGGAACAAGTTTAGATGGTTTAGACATTTGTCTTGCTGAATTTGAAAAAAAGGACAAATGGCATTTTCAGATCCTGAAAGCGGAAACCCTTCCCTATTCTACTGACTGGGAAAATAAACTCAGAAATTCCATTCATTTTTCTGTAACAGATCTTTTAGAGCTGCACTCTGACTACGGCTTTTATCTGGGGCAAAAAGTTAAAGAATTTATAGAAAAACATCAGCTTAAAAATATAGACCTTATTGCATCTCACGGTCATACGGTTTTTCATCAGCCCCAAAGAAAATTCACCCTTCAGATTGGTGATGGCAGAGCTGTTAAAATAGAAACAGGCATACCGGTACTTTATGATTTCAGAAGTCAGGATGTTCTGATGAAAGGAAATGGAGCTCCTCTGGTTCCTATAGGCGATGAGCTGCTTTTTTCACAGCATGATGCCTGTCTTAATCTTGGCGGATTCTCGAATATTTCTATGATATCAGGAGGCAAAAGGATAGCTTTTGATATTGCTCCTGTTAATATTGTTCTAAATTACCTGGCCCAACAGCTAAATGAAAGCTTTGACAGAAATGGTGATCTGGCTAGAAAAGGAGAAATAAATAAAATATTGCTGAAGCAGCTTAATTCTTTAGACTTTTATCAGCAGATGCATCCCAAATCGCTGGGAGTAGAATGGTGTCATCAGCATATATTTCCCAATCTTGAAGATATAGCTCCGATGGAGGCTCTGGCTACATTTACAGAGCATATTGCCCAGCAGATCTCCAAAGTAATCAATGAGAATAGTATAAAGGATATTTTGATAACCGGAGGCGGCGCTTATAATACTTTTTTAATTGAAAAAATAACATCAAAAACAAAATCTGAGATCATTATCCCGGAAAAGGAAATCATTGAATATAAAGAAGCTTTAATTTTCGCTTTTATGGGGGTTTTAAGAATAAATAATGAAATCAATGTTCTTTCTTCCGCTACAGGAAGTACTATTGACCACTGTTCCGGACTAATCGCTTAG
- a CDS encoding DHA2 family efflux MFS transporter permease subunit, with amino-acid sequence MQDSLVEYGARRVIITITAILCALLEIVDSTIVNVALNEMKGNLGATLSEVGWVITAYAIGNVIIVPMTSWLSQQFGRRNYFAASIIIFTLFSFLCGNATNIWELVFFRLMQGIGGGALLVTSQTIITESYPLEKRSMAQAIYGLGVIIGPTLGPPLGGYIVDNYSWPYIFYINIPIGIAATLMTLQFVRSPKYAEKRKVSDVDWLGIALLAVTVGSLQFILERGHEEDWFESGMIVAFTIAAILGFILFLWRELTFKYPIVELRVLKNGNLRIGTVMSFVLGFGLYGSTFIVPLYTQSILGWTALQSGALMIPAALTTAFMMPIIGRLLTRGAKQQILVSLGLFIFFIYSFWGYKILTPDTSKDAFFWMLIVRGAGLGLLFIPITSLSLSTLKGQEIGQGAAFTGMMRQLGGSFGIAAITTFIANAGQKYRNNLISHLDENSFDVQQRLAALKSSFIAKGMTPDAAMNAAYKMLDLSVTKQATVLSYMDVFLYLGVIFLICIPFILFIKERKSKEKIDLSEAMH; translated from the coding sequence ATGCAAGATTCATTAGTAGAATATGGAGCCCGAAGAGTGATTATTACAATCACAGCTATTCTTTGTGCTTTGCTTGAGATTGTGGACTCCACGATTGTGAACGTTGCCCTTAATGAAATGAAAGGGAACCTGGGAGCTACACTTTCAGAAGTGGGCTGGGTAATTACTGCCTATGCCATCGGGAACGTAATTATCGTACCGATGACCAGCTGGCTTTCTCAGCAGTTCGGGCGTAGAAATTACTTTGCAGCTTCCATTATCATATTTACCCTGTTTTCATTCCTTTGCGGAAATGCAACAAACATCTGGGAACTGGTATTTTTCAGACTGATGCAGGGAATTGGTGGAGGGGCCCTTTTGGTGACTTCACAAACGATCATCACAGAGTCTTACCCGCTTGAAAAGAGAAGTATGGCACAAGCCATTTATGGTTTGGGAGTAATTATTGGGCCAACATTGGGTCCGCCGTTAGGAGGATATATAGTTGATAACTACAGCTGGCCATATATTTTCTATATCAATATTCCGATCGGGATAGCAGCAACACTGATGACGCTTCAGTTTGTGAGAAGCCCGAAATATGCTGAAAAACGAAAGGTTTCAGATGTTGACTGGCTGGGAATTGCTTTATTGGCCGTAACGGTAGGTTCACTGCAGTTTATTCTGGAAAGAGGTCATGAAGAAGACTGGTTTGAAAGCGGAATGATAGTAGCCTTTACCATAGCCGCCATTTTAGGATTTATATTATTCCTCTGGCGGGAGCTTACCTTCAAGTATCCGATTGTGGAACTCAGGGTATTGAAAAACGGAAACTTAAGGATCGGTACAGTCATGTCCTTTGTATTAGGATTCGGGTTGTATGGGTCTACTTTTATTGTTCCGCTATATACACAGAGTATTTTGGGATGGACGGCCCTTCAGTCGGGAGCTTTGATGATCCCGGCAGCTTTAACAACAGCCTTTATGATGCCAATCATCGGAAGGTTGCTTACAAGAGGAGCGAAACAACAGATATTGGTTTCTCTGGGGCTATTTATCTTCTTTATTTATAGTTTCTGGGGGTACAAAATTCTGACTCCTGATACAAGTAAAGACGCTTTCTTCTGGATGTTGATTGTGAGAGGAGCAGGATTAGGATTATTGTTTATCCCGATTACATCCTTGTCATTAAGTACCCTTAAAGGCCAGGAAATTGGCCAGGGTGCAGCCTTTACCGGAATGATGAGACAATTAGGAGGGTCTTTTGGAATTGCAGCTATTACCACTTTTATAGCCAATGCAGGTCAGAAATACAGAAATAATCTGATTTCCCACTTAGACGAAAACAGTTTTGATGTTCAGCAAAGACTGGCTGCTTTGAAGTCCAGCTTCATTGCTAAAGGAATGACTCCTGATGCTGCCATGAATGCCGCTTATAAAATGCTTGACCTATCTGTCACCAAACAGGCAACAGTATTGTCTTATATGGATGTATTTCTTTATCTCGGTGTAATATTTTTAATATGTATTCCGTTTATCTTATTTATAAAAGAAAGAAAGAGTAAAGAAAAAATAGATTTGAGTGAAGCCATGCACTAA
- a CDS encoding TolC family protein, whose protein sequence is MKRINNSVIALSLFVGIANANAQEKKTLSLDEAVQLGIQNSKNLKIDAAKIEEATADLLEAKNRQLPELKVSGSYMYLPIKPNVDIKLPGMSGAGGPEIHQVLYGSANLSVPIYSGGRIKYGIQSAKYLVEASKLSTENDKTAIAYNVAQAYNNLFKANQSIKVFEENLAASQKRDETFLKMENNGLIARNDRLKANLQTSNIELQLLEAKNNYNIANINMDLLLGLPETTEIEVDQNYIEEGSEVKPVDFYINEARENRKDLQALVQQRKAAELGTKAAKAENLPSIAFTGGYVAADIPKFLTVYNAVNVGIGISYNLSNIWKENSSLRQSQAREKQLAATDELLNDNIKLDVNREYQNTDYSKKRIAVFEKSAEQANENYRITKNKYDNGLATMTELLDADAAQIAANVGVINAKADAALAYRKLLQTTGTLTIK, encoded by the coding sequence ATGAAGAGAATAAATAACTCAGTGATTGCATTATCACTATTCGTAGGAATAGCAAATGCAAATGCTCAGGAGAAAAAGACCCTTTCTCTTGACGAAGCTGTGCAGCTGGGAATCCAGAACAGCAAGAATCTCAAGATCGATGCAGCCAAGATCGAGGAGGCTACCGCTGATCTTTTGGAAGCTAAAAACAGACAGCTTCCGGAATTGAAGGTTTCAGGAAGCTATATGTATCTTCCGATAAAACCCAATGTAGACATCAAACTTCCTGGGATGTCAGGAGCAGGAGGCCCGGAAATTCATCAGGTATTGTATGGTTCCGCGAATCTTAGTGTACCAATTTACAGTGGCGGAAGAATCAAATACGGGATCCAGTCTGCAAAATATCTGGTAGAAGCATCAAAACTAAGTACTGAAAATGACAAAACAGCCATTGCTTATAATGTTGCCCAGGCTTATAACAACTTGTTTAAAGCCAACCAGTCGATTAAGGTTTTTGAAGAAAACCTGGCCGCGTCCCAAAAAAGGGACGAAACTTTCCTTAAAATGGAAAATAACGGACTGATTGCTAGAAATGACAGGTTAAAAGCCAACCTTCAGACATCTAATATCGAACTGCAGCTGCTTGAAGCCAAAAACAATTACAATATTGCCAATATCAATATGGACTTGTTATTAGGGCTTCCTGAAACTACAGAGATTGAAGTAGATCAGAATTATATTGAAGAAGGTTCTGAGGTAAAGCCTGTTGATTTTTATATAAACGAAGCCAGAGAAAACCGTAAAGACCTTCAGGCTTTGGTTCAACAGAGAAAAGCCGCAGAATTGGGAACAAAGGCGGCCAAGGCTGAGAATCTTCCGTCAATAGCATTTACAGGCGGATATGTAGCAGCAGATATTCCTAAGTTTCTTACTGTATACAACGCCGTTAACGTAGGAATTGGTATCTCATATAATTTATCCAATATCTGGAAAGAAAATTCATCATTAAGACAGTCTCAGGCAAGAGAAAAGCAATTAGCTGCTACGGATGAATTGCTGAATGATAACATCAAGCTTGATGTGAACAGAGAATACCAGAATACAGACTACTCTAAAAAAAGAATTGCTGTTTTCGAAAAATCTGCTGAGCAGGCTAACGAAAACTACAGAATTACAAAAAATAAATATGACAACGGCCTTGCAACCATGACGGAATTATTGGATGCAGACGCTGCTCAGATTGCTGCCAATGTTGGCGTAATCAATGCAAAGGCAGATGCTGCTTTGGCATACAGAAAACTATTACAAACAACAGGAACTTTAACAATTAAATAA
- a CDS encoding DNA polymerase III subunit, with amino-acid sequence MNWENIAGQENLKKLLRESIAENRVSHAQLFVGKEGYGTLPMVLAYAKEILSKENEHAASKVEHLNHLDLHFSFPVFTDNKNSLSKNKFEEFREMILASPYASYDDWTAFLESENKQLFISADEIDDQNQKFSLKSFEGGTKILIVWRADKMNIAASNKFLKFLEEPPAKTIILLTAESTNDILPTILSRTQVVEIPRILDEDIEVYLKKNFSVTEEKIREIVHEAQGNLNEAVKLLNSGDKSNEFEKLFVQWVRDAFMVKKKPEYLRSIIVWAREIAGWNREKQKNFLNYCSEIFRLALLQNYQSENLVYKKIDANGFNWNGFSKFISGANIESILEEINAADLHLTRNGNPKIVWTDLGIKLSRYIHKST; translated from the coding sequence ATGAATTGGGAGAACATCGCCGGACAGGAAAATCTGAAAAAACTTCTTAGAGAAAGCATCGCCGAAAACAGAGTGAGCCATGCCCAGCTTTTCGTAGGAAAGGAAGGTTACGGAACATTACCGATGGTGTTGGCGTATGCAAAGGAGATTTTAAGTAAAGAAAATGAGCATGCTGCTTCAAAGGTTGAACATCTTAATCACCTGGATCTTCACTTCAGTTTTCCCGTGTTTACGGATAATAAAAATTCCTTAAGCAAAAATAAATTTGAAGAATTCCGGGAAATGATTCTCGCTTCTCCATATGCAAGTTATGATGACTGGACTGCCTTCCTGGAATCAGAAAACAAACAGCTTTTTATTTCCGCTGATGAAATTGATGACCAAAACCAGAAATTTTCATTAAAAAGTTTTGAAGGGGGAACCAAAATTCTGATTGTCTGGAGAGCTGATAAAATGAATATAGCCGCATCAAATAAATTTCTGAAATTTCTTGAAGAACCACCCGCGAAAACCATTATTCTTCTTACTGCAGAAAGTACCAATGATATTTTGCCCACTATACTTTCCCGTACTCAGGTAGTAGAAATTCCCAGAATCCTTGATGAAGATATTGAAGTCTATTTAAAAAAGAATTTCTCTGTAACTGAAGAAAAAATAAGAGAAATTGTTCATGAAGCACAGGGGAATCTTAATGAGGCTGTCAAACTTCTGAACTCAGGAGACAAAAGCAATGAATTTGAAAAACTCTTTGTACAATGGGTTCGTGACGCTTTTATGGTAAAGAAAAAACCAGAATATCTGAGAAGTATAATTGTCTGGGCAAGAGAAATCGCTGGCTGGAACAGAGAAAAGCAGAAAAACTTTTTAAATTACTGCTCTGAGATTTTCAGGCTGGCCCTTCTTCAGAATTATCAGTCGGAAAACCTCGTGTATAAAAAGATCGATGCCAATGGCTTCAATTGGAACGGTTTTTCAAAATTCATCAGTGGAGCCAATATTGAAAGTATTCTCGAAGAAATCAATGCCGCAGATCTGCATCTTACCAGAAACGGAAATCCTAAAATAGTATGGACAGACCTTGGAATAAAATTATCAAGATATATCCATAAGAGCACATAA
- a CDS encoding NUDIX hydrolase — MYKVFVNEKKLLISKHPEELEKKLGYESFTTLEIALDLLENTSVNELNVYGENIDEIWQEFQKLFRIIEAAGGLVINPEGEMLFIRRLGKWDLPKGKMEKGESREESAVREIEEETGLRDVELVQFINTTYHIYVERNGEKILKCTHWFEMNFNGEDTSKPQIEEGITEVAWKNTTQIKDEVFPSTFKNIKLIVKEFWALKAK; from the coding sequence ATGTATAAAGTTTTTGTGAACGAAAAAAAATTATTGATATCTAAACATCCCGAAGAACTTGAAAAAAAATTGGGGTATGAAAGTTTCACTACTTTAGAGATCGCATTGGACCTCTTAGAAAATACTTCTGTAAACGAACTTAATGTTTATGGTGAAAATATTGATGAGATCTGGCAGGAGTTCCAAAAGCTGTTCAGAATTATAGAAGCTGCCGGAGGGCTTGTTATTAACCCTGAAGGTGAAATGCTTTTCATCAGAAGATTGGGCAAATGGGATCTTCCAAAAGGCAAAATGGAAAAAGGAGAATCCAGGGAAGAGTCTGCGGTAAGGGAAATTGAAGAAGAAACCGGCTTAAGGGATGTAGAGCTTGTACAGTTCATTAACACCACCTATCATATCTATGTTGAAAGAAACGGTGAAAAAATCCTGAAATGCACGCATTGGTTTGAAATGAACTTCAATGGTGAAGATACTTCCAAACCACAGATTGAGGAAGGAATTACTGAAGTTGCCTGGAAAAACACCACTCAGATTAAAGATGAAGTTTTCCCAAGCACATTCAAGAATATTAAACTTATTGTAAAAGAGTTCTGGGCTTTAAAGGCTAAATAA
- a CDS encoding HlyD family secretion protein, translating to MENNNTQAAEPKKKKSLVFPIILAAVVIGGGIYGYRAYSYGQYHEETDDAQIASNMAPVISKISGYVAEVRVKDNQFVKKGDTLVILDNRDQKMALDQSQAALSTAKSNISTAEATTTATSKNINSSEAAVATANAQIEAAKVNVWKTSQDLKRYANLVKDHSITEQQYEQALAAKQSADKQLQVLVEQRNQIAQQTTIASSQTAASSQQISVASSVAKQREVDVENAKLNLSYTVILAPEDGYVGKVPTQPGQYLQAGAQLFALVKNDQKWVVANFKETQVDKMVEGQKVKIEIDAFPDKEFDGVVSSFSPATGATFSILPPDNASGNFVKVVQRLPVKIDFVNLDKNIAKRLRTGMNVKAEVSLK from the coding sequence ATGGAAAATAATAATACACAGGCAGCTGAACCTAAAAAGAAAAAAAGTTTAGTTTTTCCTATCATTTTAGCAGCCGTAGTGATCGGAGGAGGTATCTACGGCTACAGAGCTTATAGCTACGGGCAGTACCATGAAGAGACTGATGATGCTCAGATTGCTTCCAATATGGCACCGGTAATTTCTAAAATCTCAGGATATGTAGCTGAGGTAAGGGTAAAAGATAACCAGTTCGTAAAGAAAGGGGATACTCTTGTTATTTTAGACAATAGAGATCAGAAAATGGCTTTGGATCAGTCACAGGCAGCATTATCTACAGCAAAAAGTAATATTTCTACAGCAGAAGCAACAACTACTGCTACTTCTAAGAATATCAACAGTTCTGAAGCAGCAGTTGCAACAGCCAATGCACAGATTGAAGCAGCAAAAGTAAATGTTTGGAAAACGTCTCAGGATTTGAAAAGATATGCAAATCTTGTAAAAGATCACTCCATTACAGAACAGCAATATGAGCAGGCTTTGGCAGCAAAACAATCTGCAGATAAGCAACTTCAGGTATTGGTAGAGCAAAGGAACCAAATTGCTCAGCAGACTACAATTGCTTCTTCTCAAACGGCTGCTAGTTCGCAGCAGATTAGTGTTGCCAGCTCAGTAGCGAAACAGAGAGAAGTAGATGTGGAAAATGCTAAATTGAATTTGTCTTACACTGTCATTCTGGCTCCGGAAGACGGATATGTTGGGAAAGTACCTACACAGCCAGGTCAGTACCTTCAGGCAGGCGCTCAGTTATTTGCTTTGGTTAAAAATGACCAGAAATGGGTAGTGGCGAACTTTAAAGAAACGCAGGTAGATAAAATGGTAGAAGGGCAGAAAGTGAAAATTGAGATTGATGCTTTCCCGGACAAAGAATTTGACGGAGTAGTAAGTTCATTCTCTCCGGCTACTGGGGCTACATTCTCTATTCTTCCTCCGGATAACGCAAGTGGAAACTTCGTAAAAGTAGTTCAGAGACTTCCTGTAAAGATTGATTTTGTAAATCTTGATAAGAATATTGCAAAAAGATTAAGAACAGGAATGAATGTGAAGGCTGAGGTTTCATTGAAATAG
- the lptC gene encoding LPS export ABC transporter periplasmic protein LptC, with protein sequence MNFSKKIVYKNIAYLFSCAIFFIFTSCEEDLTKKNGNNSKNFPSQIINNANIVQRDSGFVILKAKAPIIEKYELIDSPYTVARKGIDIEFFDKKKPKVPGTIKAKYAKFFDYKKFYEAKGNVRITTNEGQKFAMQSVYWDQVKKRIYTKDTVYVTMEDGSTLVGANGMTAKDDFSEYTFYNNSGDFNSKRLSENKK encoded by the coding sequence ATGAATTTTTCAAAAAAAATAGTATATAAAAATATAGCATACCTTTTTAGTTGTGCTATATTTTTTATATTCACATCCTGTGAAGAAGACCTTACCAAAAAGAATGGGAATAACAGCAAAAACTTTCCTTCACAGATCATTAATAACGCGAATATAGTACAGCGTGATTCCGGATTTGTAATCCTTAAGGCCAAAGCTCCAATTATTGAAAAATATGAGCTTATTGACAGCCCCTATACCGTAGCCAGAAAAGGTATTGACATTGAATTCTTTGATAAGAAAAAGCCAAAGGTACCGGGAACCATTAAAGCTAAATATGCCAAGTTTTTTGATTACAAAAAATTTTACGAAGCAAAAGGTAATGTAAGGATCACTACCAACGAGGGACAAAAATTTGCCATGCAGAGTGTATATTGGGACCAGGTAAAAAAAAGAATCTATACCAAGGATACCGTATATGTAACGATGGAAGACGGCTCTACATTGGTAGGTGCTAATGGAATGACTGCCAAAGACGATTTTTCGGAATATACTTTCTATAACAACTCGGGAGACTTTAATTCTAAAAGGCTTTCTGAAAATAAAAAATAG
- a CDS encoding TetR/AcrR family transcriptional regulator: MISKEENILFAAEKLFAEKGFDGTSTREISKAANVNISMISYYFGSKEKLYEKLVEYRMNEGQFFSRDIVERTDLNEWEKIEKIIDQFSNRIRNQKCFYRIMQREQLHTNNPQIVEFLKETKMSFLSMYSRILENGLKSGVFTKNPPIYLLHSTISGTLFYAFNAKEMYKEFLNDTEDEDVFDEKFYTELNKHIKHLLKDLLGYEENK; encoded by the coding sequence ATGATTTCAAAAGAAGAAAATATATTATTTGCTGCTGAAAAGCTCTTTGCTGAAAAGGGTTTCGACGGAACTTCAACCCGTGAAATCTCCAAAGCAGCGAATGTAAATATCTCGATGATCTCTTACTATTTTGGATCAAAAGAAAAGCTTTATGAGAAATTGGTTGAGTACAGAATGAATGAAGGACAGTTTTTTTCAAGGGATATTGTAGAAAGAACAGATCTGAATGAATGGGAGAAAATTGAAAAAATAATAGATCAGTTTTCCAACAGAATAAGGAATCAGAAATGTTTTTACAGGATTATGCAGCGTGAACAGCTTCATACCAACAATCCACAGATCGTAGAGTTTTTGAAAGAAACCAAAATGTCATTCCTTTCTATGTATTCCCGAATACTGGAGAACGGACTGAAGAGTGGCGTTTTTACAAAGAATCCTCCTATTTATCTGCTTCATTCCACCATAAGCGGAACTTTATTCTATGCATTCAATGCCAAAGAAATGTATAAGGAATTCCTGAATGATACAGAAGATGAGGATGTTTTTGACGAAAAATTTTATACAGAACTTAACAAACATATAAAACATTTATTAAAAGACCTTTTAGGTTATGAAGAGAATAAATAA
- a CDS encoding UDP-N-acetylmuramoyl-tripeptide--D-alanyl-D-alanine ligase — protein sequence MNIEQFYPLFLQADKVTIDSRKIARNDIFFAFSGENFNAATLAEKAIEEGALAVIVEQPEFENKEKNIFYVPSTLAFLQQLAIYHRSRLTIPFIGLTGSNGKTTTKELIHAVLSEKFNVQYTYGNLNNHIGVPLTILSIKPEHEMAVIEMGANHQKEIEFLCTISQPDFGYITNFGKAHLEGFGGFEGVIKGKSELYDYLKKNHQTIIVNENDPIQVEKTESYSPKITFGKAESEYNFEPFSEDHFVGLIYQGEKAVSKLTGDYNFTNLCAAASLGLHFGISFDKIRHAVEQYTPTNMRSQVVKKENRTLVLDTYNANPSSMTASLHNFITFEGSKTIIIGDMLELGDESKKEHQNILELAKTLGFDTIITVGKHFKGVNSSELAFENTAELSEYLQHHKIQSENILLKGSRGIALEKVIDFI from the coding sequence ATGAATATAGAACAGTTTTATCCTTTATTTTTACAGGCCGACAAAGTAACGATCGATAGCCGAAAAATAGCCAGAAATGATATCTTTTTTGCCTTTTCCGGCGAGAATTTTAATGCAGCAACGCTGGCAGAGAAGGCGATAGAAGAAGGTGCTTTGGCTGTAATTGTTGAACAGCCAGAATTTGAAAATAAAGAGAAAAATATTTTCTATGTTCCGTCTACTCTTGCATTCCTGCAGCAATTGGCCATTTATCACAGAAGCAGACTTACTATTCCTTTTATTGGCCTTACGGGGAGTAACGGGAAAACAACAACAAAGGAACTTATTCATGCCGTGCTTTCCGAAAAGTTTAATGTTCAGTATACCTATGGAAACCTGAATAATCATATCGGAGTTCCGTTAACAATTCTTTCCATTAAGCCTGAACATGAGATGGCTGTAATTGAAATGGGAGCAAACCATCAGAAAGAAATAGAATTTCTTTGTACCATTTCACAACCGGACTTCGGGTATATTACCAATTTTGGAAAAGCACACCTGGAAGGTTTCGGTGGCTTTGAAGGAGTGATTAAAGGGAAATCTGAGCTTTATGATTATCTTAAAAAAAATCATCAGACTATTATTGTTAATGAAAATGATCCTATTCAGGTTGAAAAAACAGAAAGCTATTCACCTAAGATCACTTTTGGAAAAGCGGAATCCGAATACAATTTTGAACCTTTCTCAGAAGATCATTTTGTAGGATTAATCTATCAGGGAGAAAAGGCAGTATCTAAACTGACCGGAGACTATAACTTCACTAACCTTTGTGCAGCAGCAAGCCTTGGTCTTCATTTTGGAATCAGCTTTGATAAAATCAGACATGCCGTAGAACAGTATACCCCAACCAATATGCGCTCACAGGTAGTGAAAAAAGAAAACAGAACGCTGGTGCTGGATACTTATAATGCCAACCCAAGCTCAATGACTGCTTCATTGCATAACTTTATTACTTTTGAAGGCAGTAAAACCATTATTATCGGTGATATGCTGGAATTGGGTGATGAAAGCAAAAAAGAACATCAAAATATTTTAGAGTTAGCTAAAACACTCGGTTTTGATACCATCATCACAGTGGGAAAACACTTTAAAGGAGTGAATTCATCAGAGCTGGCCTTTGAAAATACTGCCGAGCTTTCTGAATATTTACAGCATCATAAAATTCAGTCAGAAAATATACTGTTGAAAGGATCAAGAGGAATAGCGCTGGAAAAGGTAATTGATTTTATTTAG